ACATCCTTTTATGGATGGGCGTGATACTGGTCCAAAAGATGGTTTAAAATTTATGAAAGAAATTGTTTCATTTTTAACATCTACATCTAGCGGGGTAATTGGTAGCTTTTGTGGCCGTTTTTATGCTATGGATCGTGATAAGCGTTGGGAAAGGATCAAACTTGCTTGGGATGCAATTGTACATGGAGTAGGCTTGCATGTGGAAGATTCTGTTAAAGCATTAGAGCAGGCGTACGCATCTGGAGAAACAGACGAGTTTATAAAGCCAAGAGTCATGGGCAATTCTAGTGTAAACTGTGTTCAGGATAATGATGCAGTATTATTTTTTAATTTTAGAGCAGATCGTGCCCGAGAGCTTGTCAGTGCTTTTATCCTTCCAGATTTTAATGGATTTGATCGTGGCCGTGTTCCCCATTTATCAGGGATTGCAACAATGACAATGTATGACAAAGAGTTTAATATTCCTGTTCTTTTTAATCATGAGAATATAACTAAAACATTAGGTGAAGTCGTTTCTGCTCTTGGATTGTTGCAGTTACGTATAGCAGAGACAGAAAAATATGCTCATGTTACATATTTTTTCAGTGGAGGACGTGAAGAGGTTTTCACAGGAGAAGAAAGGATACTTGTTCAATCTCCAAGAGATGTAGCAACATATGATTTAAAACCAGAAATGAGTGTGATGGAAGTAACTGATCGCTTACTAACAGCATGGAATAGTAAGAAGTTTTCTTTGATTGTGTGTAACTTAGCTAATCCAGATATGGTTGGTCATACAGGAAATATTAAAGCATCTATTTCTGCACTTGAAGCTGTTGATAACTGTGTTGGACGTATAGAAAAAGCAGT
The sequence above is drawn from the Lawsonia intracellularis PHE/MN1-00 genome and encodes:
- the gpmI gene encoding 2,3-bisphosphoglycerate-independent phosphoglycerate mutase, producing MNVVPILLLILDGYGLAPDSTGNAAKLAFTPNIDRMLAMSGGTQIHASGRAVGLPDGYMGNSEVGHLNIGAGRVVYQQMTRIDVAIENKELDSNPILLDLFTKVKSSNGRLHLLGLLSNGGVHSHIRHLEALLSIAKEHNIQVILHPFMDGRDTGPKDGLKFMKEIVSFLTSTSSGVIGSFCGRFYAMDRDKRWERIKLAWDAIVHGVGLHVEDSVKALEQAYASGETDEFIKPRVMGNSSVNCVQDNDAVLFFNFRADRARELVSAFILPDFNGFDRGRVPHLSGIATMTMYDKEFNIPVLFNHENITKTLGEVVSALGLLQLRIAETEKYAHVTYFFSGGREEVFTGEERILVQSPRDVATYDLKPEMSVMEVTDRLLTAWNSKKFSLIVCNLANPDMVGHTGNIKASISALEAVDNCVGRIEKAVAEQHGCFILTADHGNVEEMLDKSGQPQTAHSCNPVPLIAIYDGKPLNLKESGKLGDIAPTILSIWDVSIPNEMTGNNLLSSE